In Rhodamnia argentea isolate NSW1041297 chromosome 1, ASM2092103v1, whole genome shotgun sequence, the genomic window ATAGCAGCTTccaaagaaaaagtttggattAAAGCCATGGATGAGGAAATCAAGatgattgagaaaattgaaactcGGGAGGGTTGATTGCCCTAAAGACAAAGATATTATTGGCATAAAGTAGGTCTACAAGACAAAGCTCAATGCATATAGATCAATCCAGAAGCATAAAGCAATGCTAGTGGCGGAAGGACTTGCAATAGCCAGTTATCGATTACACAAACTTTCTCCAGTCGATACTATTCGGGCACTCATAGCCTTAGCAGCACAAGAATAATGAAGTTGCATCAACTAGGTGTGAAGTCAACATTCCTAAATGGGttttttcaagaagaaataCATGTGGAACACCGACAAGGCTTTATCTTcaagaaaaagttttaaagctcAAGAAGGCCCTATATGGGTTAAAACAAGCACCACGAGTGTGGCATAGCAAAAttgatgaatattttaccaagcaATGATTTGGAAGGAGCATGAGCGAGCCAACGCTTTATATCAAGACCCAAGTTAATGCCGACActctttttgtgtgtgtttatCTGTGTATCAAGATCCAAGTTAATGCTAACACTCTTGTTATCTCTCTGTATGTAGATGATCTCATATATCTACATatgaaagaagaaatgatgaatACATTCGAGATGACGGACTTATGCTTGATGCACTATTTTCTCAGTATCAAGattgagaaaaatgaaggaATCTTTATCTCACGGAAAAAAAATGCTGAGAACCTCCTGAAGAAACTCAAGATGAATAATCGTAAGACATTGTAATATCGCTTGTAATAAATGAGaaactattgaaaaaaaaatggagcggAGAAAGCGAACGCTTTTCTCTATAGAAGTCTAATTGGTAGTTTACTATTTCTCATTGCTACACAGCCAGCCATCATGTATCGACAAGTCTACTATTATGTTTCATGCACAGTTCAAGCCAAATTCATTTTGGAGCAGCCAAAAGAATTCTCGGATATTTACAAGGAACTACAAATTATAGTATAGGATAATGACTCAAGTAGTTCCTGAAGTTTGACTCAATGTACAAtgtagtttttgaatttttaatttgattaatatggtTCCCGAACTTTGACACAATATTCAacgtggtccccgaacttttgaaatatgttcaacttagtccctaaactataggaagatgttcaatgtcgtcctttcattgattcaagttcatggactaagttaaatatgttccaaaagttcagaggtcatattgattaaattaaaagttcatgaaccgtATAGAACATTGTGTTAAAGATTATGGATCATATTGGACAAATTAGAAGTTCGGGGATTACATTGCACGTTGggtcaaaattcaaggaccatttgtatcattttacCTTATAGTATGTAGTATCGACCTAGTTTAGTGGCCAAGCTAATTGGTTACACTAGTAGTGACTAGGCGAGCTCAGCTGATGATATATTACTAGTGTGACCGGATTGATCCATACATACTATGAACTACCTTGGtcgtagaggtgtcaaatgcgggtgggtcgagtcgggtatggtccaacccatacccgacctaACCCGTATTAGTTAAACACTTTTATATATAACCAAATTATAGAATATTTGTTTATTAAagcttattaaaaaaatgatattactaaaacactttcatacaaCACAAATCTAgtaaatgtttttaattttttaaaaaatattattttattttatttttattttctatgttcttttcctttttctccggcgGCCGGAGAAGGCAGCGGTGGTCAGCCATGACATTCTACTCCTTTGAACAATTataatgtttttaattttattattaatttttctttctttcttttacttatagaaaaacaaaattcgaaatttgaaaaatataaaatgataaattttacAAACCGAGTGAATTGTAAATGAGTTGGATTTGTCTAGCTAAATGAGTTGTAAACGGGTTTAACGACAAATCCATTTACAATCCCCATATTATTAAACTTAAAATTCATACCAATTAACAACCTGTTTATTAGAGTTTGGCTAACCCATATTAACACCTCTACTTGGCGGGTTGGAACTTCGAACCTAAAACGACAAAAAGTTTACTGGGATACATATTACGCAAGCTTTATCAATAGTCGACGTGCCGCTTTATGAATCGCCGATGCACCACATCAACAGCGCAACCCATTGCATAATATACTTATCGGCTTCTAAAGCATTATTCATGCACGTATCTCCTAAAAAATTTTGAGGATATGAAGCATACAGTTCCTCAAATTCTGTGGGAAGAGTTTGTGATTGGTTACAACGGTAAAAACAGAAGAACATGAGCAgttcaattgattgagattagtCTGATAATCCACGCTGAATTTGTCTTCCTCCATCTAActcgattcttgaaattttgtggTACTGAGAACTGTAATTTATCCGTGAATACACAAAAGAAGGAATAGGAAAGGTAATTTTTGCAAAGCACTGTTTGAGCTGGCCActattcttttttggttcaGAACTTGGCACAATTCACTAATGGTTGTATCATATGGTTTCTCAAAAGTAAAGAGCTGAGGCCTAAGCAAATGTAGCTGTGGAAATAGCATTTTCCCATCATAATCAGTCACCATTAACAAAGCACACTAAAACTACATAGAACCCATTTCTCGTAAGTCAGAATGTTACTTTTCCCTGTCAAAAAATTGCTAATCGCACAAAGGAGCTACCTGTGACCTATTGAAAatatatatctcgagtttgagcccgtaAAGAAAACCCCGATCGAAGATAAATTGTTATTTGCGAAAGTCCGAATGTGTGCAATGGAAATCCAGATATAGcacaaagaaaatgaagattcaATTAGCTTGTCGCGAGCTGCTGGTCGATCAGTCGGTGAACGAGTACCGTTCGTACCTCATTCCTATATCGTGGAGGACTAATTGCGCCCCGACATTGCTAGGACAATCACCAAGCAAATGTGCTTTCACTGAACGGATGCATGTGGCGCAGTCGGGATAGGAAAGCGCTTGATTGCAAGCTGCGTGACCATAGGCAGCTGCCACCGGATAAGGAGATGTTGCGTTATAATTGTAACCTAGGTGATTGGGCGTCACGGTCTCTAAGGCCGAAAGAACGCATGCTAAGCTAATAGGCAAAAGGATCACCGGCTTGGTACGTGGTTACGTTACAGTGTTCGAACGTTTGTTTCGTGTCGGGGTGCCTCTCGCGACGTTGCCAATGCAAAGGAGCACAAACACGAGACCTGCAATTCTCTGTGGAGTGGCCATAACTCTCTCTATCTGTTCTCTTCTCTATTCAACTGCGTCTCAGAAACTCAGAATGTTCGGTTTTTGTATGTTTCTTCGCTGTTTCCACTACGATTACTTTGTGTCTGATTCCGGTAGTTATCCTGTTGGATGGATTGTCCTAATTGGTCCTGTTCCGTTGTATTTAGTTGTGGTCATTGTTTTCCACAAATGAAATGCTGGATACGCATTCTCGATTCATTCGCACCTTCAAAGCAATCATCTTGACTTCTACCTTAACGTCGCCTTCTCTAAATTAATTCTATAATACAAATTGCACCCGCAACTTGGTTAAAATATATTGACGTTGCATGGGAAAGGAAATAGTGGAGTCAGGGGTAAGTGGTGTTTTCGGGAAATGCCGGTCCGATAGAAACTGTTCGAAGCTCTCGGGAGCAAGAAAGCAATGAGGCAGCGGTCAGACGGGTTATGGGATCATGAGGTTGAAAGTAGTCGACAACAGAAGAACgcgaatgaaaagaaagtaattgaACTGGTTTTGTTatttaggaaagaaaatgataGTTAGACACTAGTTTGGCAGATACAATGTAAGTTTGAGCAATTGATCAACTCTAGACTGTCCCCCAGCAGGGCGAATCACAAATCAGGAGGAAAAGGATTCGAGACTCGACCCTCCTCGTACGCATGAAGTCTCGTAGCATGTAAGGCAATTGagccaaaaaggaagaaactaaaAGACTAGGAATTGTAAAATGGAGGTACTACTTTCGATGAAGGAGAAGGCGTGATGCAGAGAATGAAGCTAACCCGACCTCACAAAACAATGGGGACACAATCtgggaagaaaagaattttTCGCCTTTATGATCAGAGCGTATATGCTGTAGCAAGGAATGTGAAGAACTGCGAGGACAAAATACCTACAGAAATAAACAGAATCAGTAGAACACGTCCATTGATCTATTCaaggataaaagaaaagacAGTCGGGAGAAGATAAATATACCATAGAGGAGCCCACGGTGTCGATAGGACAAGAAATGGATAGGGCCACCTGGAGAGGCTCAACTTATGTAAGAAAATCATCATCGAATagacagaagaaaaaaatctaagtcTATGGAGAGAAGCAAGGAAGAAGCTGTAGAGAACTAgctttaccatgaaaaaccacAGGCATGGATGACCCACTGAAAAATGACATAGATAGAGCTCCAGAGCATGAAGTATACGAACCGGAACCATGGGAATGGCTGGAACGTTAGATGCCAAAAAGGATTAGAAGCTGGTGAAGCAGATCCAGAGTGTATTAAGCTAAGATATTTCATGGATATGCTCCTGGTATGCAATACTTACAAGACTGTTGAGTGCAGTATCAACTAGGAGTAAGAAGGCATTCAGGGTGTGCATGCACCCCATCAACTGCCAAGAAGAGATGGCATATGTTAGAAGAGATATTGTCATCAGGCCATCGACTTCAGTTAAGAGCCAGCcctcaaaagaatcatcaactGATGAGGTGCAAGATGCTCCGAAGATCAGTGCAAAACAAACAATCGTATTGAGCATGCATCCAACTTTCTGTAGAGATGTCTATGTCACCCAATTTGCAACTACAACAAATTGCAGTGTTTTTTGGTCATGGACTAAACTTGCGATGCATAAGTTAAAAggcaggaaaacattttttttttttttaaaaccagtAGAGCATCCAATACACAATTTGAGCCCCTTGTACTTAAGCACATAAAGGCATTGCCCGTTGGGAGGCTGCAGGAACTGCAGTGCGGAAAACTTGAGAGATGCAAATGAAAACACATAAAGGCATCACCTGTTAGGAGGTTGCAGGAACTGCAGTGCGGAAAACTTGAGAGACGCAAATGAAATAACTGGTCTTCAGGCATAGTGTACATGGAGAAGGCACTCACCACATTCAGGCCAAGACGTGCTGTAGACAAGAACGGGACTATCACGCACCAAAAGACAACATCTGTCATGACTACAGCTCCTGTACAAGTCTGGAGATCAAGGATAATCAATATCAGTTGACAAAGCAACTATAAGGCACGCCAATCAAAATGAAGGGCCTGAACAATCATTTGATATCGCACTAGCTAACATCAGTTTAAGCCAGCAAGAAAAGCAGAACATATGCTATCatcaattccaaaaaaaatttcgtcgtgTAGTAGGAGTCGTGAAATTTGCAAAGATTAAATGGATAAGACACACAGGTCGTGGCAAAGAAGAACAGATTCAGAAAGACAAACAGTTAACCAGTATAACTCAGAACCAAAAAAGATAACCTAAGAAAACTGACCAAAGAAGGTCGTCAATGCAGATTATAAACATCTATAATCTGTTCAATGAAGTTGACTTAGATGGCCCCACCTGATATAAAACTTGCATCAGATATCCCCAAAATCCTGCTCTTTGCAGGATCTCCTCTTCAGTGTAGTGGCGTCTCAACCTGGAGCCCCTGGCTTCTTGTTCTGCATCTGGGTTAGGAGCAGTTGTCCTACTCTCTTCCAAATCCCTCTTGAACTCACTCCCAGATCCATTTGTAGAAGGAGATGGCATGTGATACATCCAGCACCCATATGCAGACACAACAGACCCTACCTATAGCAAACATTTCATTTTCACTTGTGAGATTTAAGATACTCTATAAAGTAGATAAGTACGCACTTTGTAATGGATCATCTTAAAGTTCCAGGATCTGCAGGATTTAACAATTTATTGCGCAAATCACTAATCTGATTTACtagaaattaaaacaaaaacgaGGATATTCAGCTTACCCCAAAATAGATCATAACTAGAGTGAAAGTCCACCTGAAAATGTTGAACCAAGAGTCACAGAAAATCAATGAGCAAACATTGTTGACAATGCATTGGTAATGGGAACATTCAGTTAGaaacttttaaaaatgaaacGGAAATATATGAATTTGGCCATTATAGCCTGTCTGAGATCCATATTTGTTGATCTTGAAATCTTCCATGACATTTGAGTTTGCAGCTAAATGGTCTTAATTAAATTGAGCAGAACTTCAAGCTCACACAACAACAAAGTCCAAACACAAGCAGAGTAACCCCTTAGCCCATCCAAACAACCGTATTAAATATGAAGTGACTCTCCCATTTTTGGCATATTAGCAAGCTTCCATTTCACCACCAAAGAAGGTACATGACTGAAAGGGGAAATTCCATTTACTGCGTATAAAATACAATGCGTGAGGCCCGTCCTCGGCAAGAATGTCAAGCAGCAATGGAGCAAAGCAAAGTCAACTTCCTGCCACCAAACTTTTCTGTTTATGTTATTGAACTTTCTCGATCAAACTGGTCCGCTAAGAACTCACTAGGTCCAAGAATCACACCTGCCATTTGCAAGCTCGTAAGATCCAGGACATGCTGATGGGCTAAACTAAATACTTGGCCtagtcaaaaagaaaatccaccAACCAGCCGCCATAGTGACCTCTAATCTACTAAACTATGTCATATAGTTTTAATCCCACTGACACTGACAAATACAATCAACTGTGCTCAAGGTTACACGTGGCCTGTGCGCGGCCAAGTGCATTGATCATGACCGTCCACTTGGCAACGAGCGAAACCTAACTAAAAGGGCAAAGAAGTTAATTTGGTGTGGCTACTGCTCTTGACTATTCTCAAGGCGACGTAATCAAGTTAAACTTCACTGAGCTGAAACTGAAAATCTGAATCTGGTTTCGCCGAGCACCGGAAGATTCTTGCTCTGTAGTGATCAAACTCCCCAAAGATAAGATTTTGCTTTCACGTGCCCATACTGAAAGCAACTAAATCAGCTAGATTAACATTACCGACATCATTATGACGCCGGCGTCGTCGTCAAGGAGGAGGACTTACTCGGTGTAATAGATGTACACGCTCACGCCCCAGTCATCGATATCCTTGAACATGAACCCGGCCAATATCAGGAACGAGCAGAGCCGCGTCCCCAAGAGCCAGCCCGGGTGAACCCCACGCCAGCAGCTGGTCCAGAGCTGCGACGAGCCCACGTGGCTCTTCGGGACGGAGCCCTGCATCGACCCATCACTCTCGGGCCGACCCACGAGCAAGCTCTCGTACAAGCTGTTGTCGTCGCACCGGCAAGCGCCCTCTTTCCTCCAGATAAGCCACAGGGACCCGAGAAGCGCGACGCCCACAATGCCGAAGCAGACGAAGTCGTACCAGGCGACGTCCAGCCCCATGCCCAAGAGACGTGTTCGACGGAATGTGCCAGAGAAGAGGGAATTGAATACGGGTGGGGGCTCATTGGTTTCGAGGGGGGGGTTGGGGGTTTTATGGAGCTGATGTGAGAGAGTTGGGGATTTAGCGAGGGGTCCCGATGGAGGGAATGGTAGCTTTTGACCTTCTGGTATGGATCTTGGAGAATCGTTTGGAGTTTTAAATGGTCAAGCAAAGTAGGAGGGGACGGTGGTACGGGTCGGGGATTGACGTTTTTGGGACCTCATCTTCACAGAGAGCGACGacagaaagctcttgaaagcGATAAAGGGCAAAGAGACGAAGGTTTGAGTCCAAATCCGAAGTGGGATTAGCCCTCCAAGTTTCGCATCTGGTGCTATTCGTAGACGGAAGGccaggaagaaaaataaaggcaAAAGTAGAAATTGAGTTCGACTTGCGAGCTTTCGTTGTACTACTTTTTTAACCATGCGTTTGGTTTAGCTTTTCGTTTTTTAAACTCCTTTGGCCGGATGCTACGTTGGAAAAGCTGAAAGGCCAACAAGGCTGGTCGAAATGCCGAGACGTGAATTAACGAAATCTTTCAATTTCCCATATTGCCCTTATTTACAAATTGCAAACCCGAATTTGCCCCTCTCAAAACATAGCCCTTGAAGCAAAACCCAGTAGACCCATGTTTCTCTCTGTTTCTGCTGCGATTTCCCAGTTGGTGTGGACTGCTAGGCTATGCCCTTTCTTTTACTGCGAGTATCGTCGAGAGACGGCGTGCAATCGGCTCGTGCCGAAAATCgcattttgatgatttggttAGAGGATATCTGTATAGTTCGTATCGTCACCCtatctttggaaaaattaccaaaaaaaaaaaaaaattctaaacctcttgtactttttaccaattcaatcttaaattttttaattatgtaaattgagctctaaactttttcatatctTGTCAATTAtgtccatccagtcaattttgatcggaaatcgatGACGTGAACGCCGGCCGtgtgacgtgaacaatttttaatattatttaaaaaattttcgaactcatgtatttattaaatttttttaaatctctttcctttcttttttcttctttaattctttttttatggtgGTTGGGCCCTCACCGAAAACTAGGAGAGAATTGCTAGTATGTCATCGAGTGCGGGCGAGGCCAGCCTAGCCCAGATGTGGGCAAGGCAGTCTCACCAGCGATTGCAATGGTCTAGGTGAGGCCAACTAGCTGGCGAGCACATCATGGTGATCGCAGCGGTCTGATAGGGCATCACGGCTCTTGTCttccacaattaaaaaaaaacaaagaaaataaaaaataaataagaaaataataataataaattttgaaataattgtcTATGTCAATATcggttgtgccacgtaagatggccgACATTTACGTGAAAGCAATTTCCGACTACAATTAgttggatggattcaattgataaaatatgaaaaagtttaatttgcataataaaaaattttaagaatgaattggcaaaaataatacgtttagatttattttatttttttgataattttttctaacaAAGGAATTGTGTGGGTATGTGCATGGTTCTCGGATTAGTTCAATGAAATCGAAATTTTGGTTCTTGAATTAATAATGCTTTCTAGATTCcgtctccttccttccttttttttattttttattttttttattttctcaattaagacAAATGACTCGAAGCTCGGTTTGCCCAATTGGGTCCTCTCCACTGTCACATCATCAATGAAAACAAGAGCCATGGTGACAATATGACCACGTGAATCATTTCTCATGAGATAGAAATCCGGAAACGGACAGCATTAGTTGAACCACCAAGACACGGTACAAACTCGTTCAAAGTCCCTTACAAAAAAGAATCTCAAATTAATGCAGCATGTCGTGTTCGCTCCAAATTAACTTTCGCAtagtaaaaaatctcaaactatacAACAATATCACATTTACCCTAATCTAATTTTCGTGTCACATCTTAGATCACCAAGATCTTAGATTAAGAAATCTGCTAAGATTTGCTAATTTTGCCCTAAAAACTTCCTCAAGTTTCGAAAAATCTGATAAAATCCCTAATTTCTTGCCAAACTCAGTCCAGACCCGTCATCCTATCCTGTCTGCATGGGAAATCGAGGACCTATTTTGAGCttttaaaaagcaaaaggaCGGAGGAGACAGCTCAGACAACTCTCTAGATAACACTAAAGAAGGGCTCCGAAACAAAATATGACAATTTAGCGTGAATGTTGCACGGTTATaccaaattttgagaattttggtgGTGTTACctctaattatttttgtcaGCGCAAGATGACATATTCTAGTCAGAAAGCATGTGATGTGATATGAATGCAGCACTTGGAGTAAATAGGAAACCACTATATGACATCTCAAGCTTTGATGACTGAGGAGCCCATTTGattcgtgaatttttttttcaaattttttttagtgaaaatgagaatgagaaTAGCTGTGTTCTTATTATaagttttcatgaaacaaaaaaattgatttgacaTATTCTAGTCAGAAAGCATGTGATGTGATATGAATGCAGCACTTGGAGTAAATAGGAAACCACTATATGACATCTCAAGCTTTGATGACTGAGGAGCCCATTTGattcgtgaatttttttttcaaattttttttagtgaaaatgagaatgagaaTAGCTGTGTTCTTATTATaagttttcatgaaacaaaaaaattgatttgtgaaaaacaaaaactttTAGAATGCGAATCTTGCAAAAGTATGTGGTATACGAAGTAAT contains:
- the LOC115754553 gene encoding uncharacterized protein LOC115754553: MGLDVAWYDFVCFGIVGVALLGSLWLIWRKEGACRCDDNSLYESLLVGRPESDGSMQGSVPKSHVGSSQLWTSCWRGVHPGWLLGTRLCSFLILAGFMFKDIDDWGVSVYIYYTEWTFTLVMIYFGVGSVVSAYGCWMYHMPSPSTNGSGSEFKRDLEESRTTAPNPDAEQEARGSRLRRHYTEEEILQRAGFWGYLMQVLYQTCTGAVVMTDVVFWCVIVPFLSTARLGLNVLMGCMHTLNAFLLLVDTALNSLPFPWFRFVYFMLWSSIYVIFQWVIHACGFSWWPYPFLVLSTPWAPLWYFVLAVLHIPCYSIYALIIKAKNSFLPRLCPHCFVRSG